Part of the Mycobacteriales bacterium genome is shown below.
CAGACCGACTCCAGCCACTGCTCGACAACGCACGACGGCTGCGCGAACTGGCCACCGAACTCGAGACCTTGGCCCTGCAGACCGTCGAGAACGACCCGGCACTACCGCGCCCGTGACCCACCTATCCGCGCGCGCTCTAAGGCCAACAGTTCGGTGCGCTTTTGCTGCGCCCACCCTGCTTCGCTTACCACGTGGACGTCCTAGCGTCGTCTTCGAAGCTGCCGAGCAGCGGGAGCGGGGTCCCCACAACGACCCGGGATAGGGCCTCCGGACCATCGGCAGGGAGGTCCGAGTTACCATCGAGAGTCTCAGGCAGCCCAGCGCTGTCACTGTATGCGCGTATGTGCGCTCGACGGGATAGAATCTCACCAAGCGCAACCGACGAAAACGGATAGTGATCTACATGGCCGAGACGCGTATGGCCCGCGACACCACCTGACCGGTGTCCAGTTCAATCCCGCCGGGGTCGTCCCCGTCTGGACCGTCCGAAGGCGAGCCGGGAAGCTCGCGTGGAACGCTGCTGGAGCTGGCAGGGGCGCTACTCGGGGCAATAGGAGCAGGCCTCGGTGCCAGCTACTCATCATACCTACGACCAACCGGTGTCGGCTTGGTTGCCGCGGCCGGCTTCATCTTCGCCTACGGTGCGTCACATCTGCTCGCAACTCGAGGCCGAGGGCGGACGGTGTCCGCACTCAGCATCCTTCTCTCCATCGCCGCCGCGATTACCGCCGCCGCGACCCTCGGTGTCCCTGCCAGCGCGCATATCGAAGCGCAGCACTTTATCAACCCGGACGAGATATCGGTAGTGCCCTCGATCAATCCGGAGCAGCCGTATGTCACATCTGTCAAGCCAGAGCAGCAGCCTAATCGCAGTCCACTCGTACAATTGTCGCCCGCCTCGATAGTGAACCCCGGGCACCCCGTATTAATCAACGTTTACGGCAACGGATTCTCGTCCTTCTCGCTGGTGACCATTGAAGTCCATGCACCAGATGGCGATGGACCAATCGATAGCACCACCACGTATGCCCAGGAGAATGGTGCTTTCTCGCAAAACTTTCTCTGGACGCCAGCGATTTGGCTCGGAACCGAAGGGAACAACGGCGGCTGGCCTGTCACTGTAATCGATCGATACAGCCGCCTCATGACGACCGTATTACTGAAGATCACTACTGCCAGCGCCACACCAACCATCTCAAACTGGACGGATCGAAACTTCTATGAGCAACATCTGCCGATATCGCGTCTCCAGGTGCTCGTCGCTTCGGAAGGGAGCCTCTGTTCCAGTCAGGCCGACATGTCCTTGGTCAACGTGAGCGGCGCTACCCCCGATGGCTCCGTTTCTATCTACTACTTCAACCCAGACGACGAACAAATAGCCATGGAGGGCACGGCAGCGGACGATTTTGGTGACATCGTAGCGCAGCCGTTAGCTTGGACGACTCAGAATTGCCTGCCCCATCTTGACCTCTCTTACAAGGTAGTGGCGGTCGACTCCGCGACGGGCGCCCAAGCTGAAGGCACTCTGCTCCTCTCAACAAGCCCCCCACCCTAAGTTTCGTTGCGCTTTACCTCCTGTAAGCGAACACCCGGGGTGTCGCATTCGCGCCCTCGTACCCGGACGGGTCGCCTCACGACCCCTGCTCCAAGGCCTTGCGCCAATCGGGATGGTCGGCCAAACCGGCAAAAACGAGATCGTCATGGCTCACAGTCGTGACGGTCCACGCGTCCCCGGTCCGGGTGGCTTTCCGGACATACGCAGTGCCGATGCGCAACAGAAGCCCGTCCGGGTGCGGCGCGAGGGCACTGATCGGAGGTGCCAAGCTGTCGCCAGGAAACACGGCGAGGAGAAACGGACTCCCCCCGTGTACCGCGACCTCGACCTCGGCCGGTCGCTCGGCTCGTACGGTAAACGTGTAGGCCCCGCTCGCACACCGCAACATATGACGAAAGTATCCGAAGCGTCCGACAAATCGCGGCCCCCGGCCGCCTCCCGATCTGTGGTCGGAGGTGGACGCGGCGGTCGGTGAGGTGCCAAGAGGGGCTGACAACCTCCTCGTGGTGCCCGTTTTCCATCGGATAGGTGCCGTGAGGAGCGCCTCGCCTCAACGGCTCCGGGGTAACCGACGCAGGCGTGCATTTCACGCTCAAGGACGAGCTCTGAAACCGGCTGAACGGCCGATGTGCGACCGCTTCACAAGCGGAACTCCTATCGGGACCGAGAAGCCGTGGCGTTCAAGGCCGAGGCGCTCACGGCGCTCGAATCACACGGTCGGCATTTGTCGCTGCGGTATGCCACGATCAGTGGGCGGGAGCGAGATCGGAAGGCCAACCCGCTGATCGGAGGCCCACATGCTGCTCAATCCCGGCTTCTCATACCAGCCGACGCCGCCGGTGCCCGCGCCCTCACCCACTCCGACTCCAGCGCCCCCACCTGCCCCAGAGCAGAATCCCGGACTCGGCCTGCTGGAGGGCCTGCTCGGGAAGTGGGCAGGCACCGGCCTGAACATCATTTGGCGCCCCCAGCAGCCCACCACCGGCAGCGACCGTTTCCTGGAGATCAACGTCACCGAAGAGGCGCTCGAGTTCGATGTGATCCCGGGAGTCATCCCCAACCGCGGGCTGCTCCAGGCAGATTTGACCATGACCGGTGTTCGCTATCTCCAGCAGGTCACGGACTCCAACCTGAAGGCGGGACTACACGTCGAGCCTGGCTTGTGGCTCAACATCCCGGCAACGATCGACCCTTCCCTGCCGGCCACGATCGCCCGGCTCGCCACGATCCCCCATGGCGCCTCGATCCTGGCTCAAGGCATCGCGGGCGCGCCCACCACCGGCCCGGCCGCAATCCCGGCGGCCAGCATCACGCCGTTCCCGATCGGGAATCCCGCCGCCCTCCAGCAGTTCCCCGAGCAGACGCTGACGAACAACGACACCTTCCGGACCAGCGGATCTGGGCTCAACGGCGTGACCCAGGCGATGCTCGACAACCCGAATAGCGTGCTTGTGTCTGCCCTCAGCGGACTCACGGTGGTGTCAACTATCACCCTGCAGGTGTCCACGGATGACACGACGCCCGTGCTGGGTGGTGGGGTGGCCAATACGGCCTTTCTCCAGGGCGCCCCGGACGGCCCCAACGCCGTTGCTGCGCGCGTCAGTTCAACGTTCTGGCTGCAGACGACCCAGGGTGCGGCTCAACCCGACCTGCTCCAGTACAGCCAAACGGTGTTGCTCAACTTCAACGGCATCAGTTGGCCGCACGTCAGCGTTGCCACGC
Proteins encoded:
- a CDS encoding heme-binding protein; the encoded protein is MLLNPGFSYQPTPPVPAPSPTPTPAPPPAPEQNPGLGLLEGLLGKWAGTGLNIIWRPQQPTTGSDRFLEINVTEEALEFDVIPGVIPNRGLLQADLTMTGVRYLQQVTDSNLKAGLHVEPGLWLNIPATIDPSLPATIARLATIPHGASILAQGIAGAPTTGPAAIPAASITPFPIGNPAALQQFPEQTLTNNDTFRTSGSGLNGVTQAMLDNPNSVLVSALSGLTVVSTITLQVSTDDTTPVLGGGVANTAFLQGAPDGPNAVAARVSSTFWLQTTQGAAQPDLLQYSQTVLLNFNGISWPHVSVATLRPAPTAT